One Halobacterium wangiae genomic window, GTGTTCGAGTAGCCGCGTTTCTCCCAGTAGCCGCGCCGGGGTTCGGTGAGGAACTCGACGCTGGTCACCCACTTCGCGCCCTTGTAGGCGTACTTGTGGGGCGTGACGACCCGGAGGGGGCCGCCGTGTTCGGAGGGCAGTGGCTGGCCGTCGAACTCGACGACGAACAGCACCTCGTCGCGTAGACACTCCTCGAGCGGGAGGTTCGTCGTGTAGCCGTCGAGCGAGCCGAAGACGACGTGTTCGGCGTCGTCGTCGACGCCCGCCTGCTCAGCGATGGTCGGGAACGTGACGCCCGTGAACTCGTTGTCGAAGCGGCTCCAGCCGGTGACACAGTGGAAGTCCTGTCGCTGGGTCTCCTGGGGGAGGTCGGTGAACTCCGCCCACGAGTACGAGCGTTCGTCCTCGACGGCACCGGTCACCGTGAACTCCCAGGTCTCCATGTCCCAGGTCGGCGTACCGCTCTTCGACAGGACGGGGAAGCGTTCTGTTCGTCGCTGTCCGGGCGGGAGTCGGTCACCCCCGAACTCCTCGTGGATCGACGTGGGGCTGTCGTCCACCATACGACACGTAACGGGAATCAGCACCAAGAATGTCCGGTGTCGTCGACTTCGTGGGTGTGACAGCGGTGCTGACGTTTATTCTTCTGGCGACCGTAGGCTGGTGGTGGTGACGCTCGTGCCACTCATCCACTTCGAGATGGCGGACTCGGCCGAACGGACCCAGATCGGGGAGGGCCTCGTCCGGTTCGCGGTGCAGGCGGGCCGCCTGGAGACCGGCCGGGATGACGGGAAGTACTTCCTCGAACACGTCGACGGCTGTGGTGCCGGCGGGGAGCCGATCAGGCCGGGCGACGCGTTCTGCTTCGACACGGAGACGGGCGACGTCCTCTGTCTCGAGCACTGCGAGGAGCGACGCGAACAGGCGTGACGGCCGTGGACTGTCCCTGTACGGTGGGAGTCGGTGGCTCGGTGGGTGTGAGCTTCCGAAACGGCCATCTGTGTCCCGCGAGACAGTTGTAGACAGTCGATGGCCTGGATGCCGAGAACGTACGTCGATGCCAGGGTGAGCGTGGCCCTCACGGGCACCGTTCTGCGGTACATCGGCATCACGCCGCTGTTCCCGCTCGTGCTGGCGCTGTACTACGGCGAGGACCCCCTCCCGTTCGTCGCGGCGAGTGTCGTGATGGTCGGCGGCGGCGCGCTCCTCGAGCGGATGCGTGGCGACGACGGCGAACTGGGCAACCGGGAGGCGTTCCTCCTTGTGAGCCTGGCCTGGCTGCTCGTCCCGCTGGCCGGAACGGTGCCGTACCTCGTCGCGGGGACGGGCACCGTCGGCCACCCGGTCAACGCCATGTTCGAGAGCATGAGCGGGTTCACGACCACGGGGGCGACGGTCCTCGGACAGATCTCGATCGACCGACACGGCCACGCGATGTTGATGTGGCGCCAGCTCACCCAGTGGCTCGGCGGCATGGGTATCCTCGTGTTGATGGTGGCCATCCTGCCGCAGCTGTCGGTCGGCGGGGCCCAGGTGATGAACCAGGAGGCGCCGGGGATCTCCCTGGAGAAGTTGACGCCGCGCATCCAGGAGACCGCACGTGCGCTGTGGCGGATCTACGCTGGCTTCACGGTGCTCGCCGTCGCCGTCTACTACGCGCTGCACCTCGTCGACGTCGCGCCGAACATGGGTCTCTACAACGCGGTCGCACACGCGCTCACGACGCTCCCTACTGGCGGCTTCTCGCCGGAAGCCCGGAGTATCGAGGCGTTCTCGCCCGCCGTTCAGTGGACGGTGATGCCGTTCATGCTCGTCGCCGGGACGAACTTCGCGCTGTTCTGGTACGTCTTCCGCGGGGAGCCACGTCGACTCGTCGACAACACCGAGTTCCGTTCGTACCTGCTCGCGGTCGCCGGCTTCGGGGCCGTCGTCTCCGCGTTGCTGTTCCTCGGCGTCGGCCTGGCCGAGACGCCGCTGAACGTCGACGTCATCCCGGGCAACGTCGAGGACGCCCTCCGGCAGGGCCTCTTCCAGGTGATCGCCATCGTGACGACCACCGGGTACGCGAGCATGGACGTCAACGCCTGGGACCCCTCCGCGCAGACGATACTGTTGTTCGCGTACTTCCTCGGCGGCTCCGCGGGGTCGGCCGCGGGCTCGATCAAGATCGTGCGCTGGGTGGTCGCGAAGCGGGCCATCACTCGGTCGCTGTTCACGTCCGTCCACCCCGACGCGATTGTGCCGATACGGCTGGAGGGAAAGCCCGTCGACGAGGGGACGATCCGGGACGTCCTGGTGTTCGTTCTCATCTTCCTGGGGCTGTTCGCGCTGTCGACGATGCTCCTCTACCTCGATAGCCTCCGGACGCCCGACGTCTCGCTGTCCGGGCTGGAGGCGATGAGTGTCGCCATCGCCACACTCGGGAACATCGGTCCGGGTTTCGGTATCGTCGGCCCGATGAACAGCTTCCGGCTGTTCTCGGACGCGGGGAAACTCTACATGGTGTTCCTGATGTGGATCGGTCGCCTGGAGGTGCTGTCGGTGCTGGTCATCCTCACGCCGTCGTTCTGGCAGCGCTGACCGTCGACGCCACGTCCGGCGTGGGTCGTTCAGCTGGCACCAGTGGGCGTTCCGCTGGCGCTGCGGGGTGCTGTCTGGCGGTTTCGGACCCGCCGGGGTGATACCAATGCTTAATAATTTTCGGGGCTTCGGTTGCTACATGAGTGTCGTCAGCGTCTCGATGCCCGAGGAGTTGCTCGAACGGATAGACCAGTTCTCGGAGGACCACGGCTACACCGGGCGAAGCGAGGTGATCCGGGAGGCGAGTCGGAACCTCCTCGGCGAGTTCGAGGACAAGAAACTCGAGGACCGCGAGTTGATGGGCGTCGTCACGGTCGTCTTCGACTACGAGACGACGAGCGTCGAGGAGAAGATGATGCACCTCCGGCACGAACACGAGGAGATCGTCGCCTCGAACTTCCACAGCCACGTCGGCGGCCACCACTGCATGGAACTGTTCGTCCTGGAGGGCTCCCTTGAGGAGATCTCGACGTTCGTCGGGAAGATCCGGGCGACCAAGGACACGCTCACAATCGACTACTCCGTGCTGCCCGTCGACGACTTCGGCCCGCTCGCCGACATGAACTGAGCCCCGGTCGTCACCGGCACTGCGTCGTCGCCCCGGTGGTGCTTCCACCGCACCTAAGGACTCGGGGTGACAGCAGACAGTATGCGGAGTTTCACTATCACGGACGTCTGGGACATCCCTATCAGGATCAACACGTCGCTGTTGATCTTCCTCCCCATCCTCGCGTGGCTCATCGGGAGCGGCCAGCAGATCGAACTGTACGCCGGATTCATCGAGGGGTTCACGGGCACCGGCTTCGACCTGGCCCGCCTCCAGGCCGGGTCGATTCCGTGGGTCATCGGCATCACGGCGGCGGTCGGGCTGTTCGTGAGCGTCACGCTCCACGAGCTCGGTCACTCGTGGGTAGCGCTGCGCTACGGCATCGAGATCGAGTCGATCACGCTCTGGATCCTCGGCGGCATCGCGTCCCTGAAGACGCTGCCGAAGGAGTGGAACCGGGAGTTCTGGATCGCCATCGCGGGCCCCCTCACGAGTATCCTGGTCGGCGCGGTCTGTTACGTCGGCGTCCTCGCCGCCCCGGAGAGCCTCCCCGTCGTCCGGTTCGTCCTCGGCTACCTGGCGTTGACGAACCTGGTGCTGGCTGGGTTCAACCTCCTCCCCGCGTTCCCGATGGACGGCGGACGCATCTTCCGGGCGATCCTCGCCCGCAACCGGCCGTACGGCAGCGCGACGCGGATCGCGGCCCGGGTCGGCGTCGGGTTCGCGTTCCTGTTCGCCATCGTCGGCGTCCTCAACTTCAACGTCATCCTCCTCCTGCTGGCGTTCTTCATCTACGGCGCGGCGACGACGGAGTCGCGGACGGTCCTCATCGACGAACTGCTCGAGGGCATCACCGTCGGCGACATCATGACCCGGGACCCCGCGACCGTCTCGGCGGACACGACCATCACGGAGTTCGGCGACCAGTTGCTCCGTGACCGCCAGCCAGTCCACCTCGTGGTCGACGAGGCCGGCGACCCGCTCGGCGTCGTGACCCTCGACGACCTCAAGTCGGTCCGCGGCAAGGACCGCGCGACGACGCGTCTCGGTGACGTCGTGCGAACGGTCACTCGCGTCGAACCGACGGCCGACGCCTTCGACGTGCTGGCGCTGCTGAACCAGTCCGACAGCTCGAACGCGCTGGTCGAGGAGCGCGGGGAACTCGTCGGCGTGCTCTCGAACTCGGACTACGCACACGCGATGACGGTGCGCCGCGGCGTCCAGGGCGGCCGCGACTGACGCCCGGGCCGCCGCGCGTGTCGGTAGCGACCGAGGCAACTCTCGCGTCAACCACCTCACTCAGTGGGTCAAAACTTATTGGGGTAGCCAGGTTCGGGGACTACGAGACGAGAACGCGACCCGGCCCGGGCGGGCTCCGCGGCCACCGTCGACGGCTGTCGCTAGACCGCCCGGGGGGTCCAGGGGCGCACCAGAACGACCGACCATGGAACCACCGGACATGAACTACGACTGGCAGCAAGAAACGGGCGTCTCGATGGACGACGTCGGCGGGATGGACGACCTGAAGAGGGAACTCGACCAGCAGGTGGTCCGCCCGCTGAAGACGGACCGCCAGAAGGCCGCAGCGCTGGACATCAGCGCGCCGAACGTCCTGTTCTACGGGCCGCCGGGGACCGGCAAGACGTACATTGCGAAGGCGCTCGCGACGGAACTCGGTCTCCCGTTCGTGAAGATCAGCGGGGCGGACGTCCAGTCGAAGTGGATCAACCAGAGCGCCGGCGAGGTGAAACAGCTGTTCGAGGAGGCGGAGACGCAGGCCAAGCGCGAGGGGGGCGCACTCATCTTCCTCGACGAACTGGACTCGGTCCTCAAGAGCCGCAGCGAGGGCGAGGCCCACGAGGAGGACCGGAAGGTCGTCAACGAGTTCCTGAACCACCTCGAGGAGACCAAAGAGCACGACGTCGTCTTCATCGGCGCGACCAACCGGTTCGAGAACCTCGACGAGGCAGCGATACGGCGGGGTCGCATCGACAAGAAGATCGAGATCGGTCTCCCCGACGAGGACGCACGCGCACAGATTCTGGAGGCCCGTCTCACTCGCCGCCGGTACCGGATCGCCGAGGAGAACATCCGGCGAATCGCCCAGAACACCGAGGAGTACTCCGCCGCGGACCTGGAGGGGATCGTCGAGGAGGCGGCACGGAACGCGGCGTTCGAACGCGACGACGACACGATCGTCCTCGAGGACTTCGAGGCCGTCGACGCGTCGCTCGTCGACGGGACCGACCCCGACCGGGCTCCCTCGGAAGTCCTCGGCGATCCGCCGGCCGAGCAGGGGACCGACGCCGACGACGGGAGGGGCGGTGCACAGACCTTCAGCAGCGACTACCGCGTCGTCAACTTCGGTGACGAGGCTCGACGGATGCTGCTGTACGACATCCCCCGCGACGACACTGTCTGGGTGAACACGGTGGGCTACGACGACGAGGTCAGGTCCGTCCTGGCGTCCGTCGAGAGCGGCAACGTAGTCGAAGCGACCGTGACCGACGGCCGCGACGACAACGAGTACTGGGACCTCCTGGACGTGAGCATCGTCGACGACGCGGTGCTCTACTTCGTCTCGACGGACGGCTACGCGCCGGGCCCGACGGACGGCATCTGGGCGGAACGGGCGGCCGGCAGCGACGTCGTCACGGCCGGCCGTCGGGCGGAGGACGGCACCGTCCGCTACGAACTCCAGCTCCAGGCGAAGCGGATCGACGTCGGGGACGGCGAGGTCGTCGACACGTACGCGAACATTAAGCGCGGCGAGTTGCTCACCGGGCCGTTCTTCCGCGGGCACGGCTGTGACTACCTCCCGGACGGAGCGGACGCGGTCGTCGTCGTGAACCCGGCCGACAAGCCGTACCTCGCCACGTACCTCTTCCCCGGGGAGAACGAGAAGTTCGA contains:
- a CDS encoding sulfite oxidase-like oxidoreductase → MVDDSPTSIHEEFGGDRLPPGQRRTERFPVLSKSGTPTWDMETWEFTVTGAVEDERSYSWAEFTDLPQETQRQDFHCVTGWSRFDNEFTGVTFPTIAEQAGVDDDAEHVVFGSLDGYTTNLPLEECLRDEVLFVVEFDGQPLPSEHGGPLRVVTPHKYAYKGAKWVTSVEFLTEPRRGYWEKRGYSNTANPWAEERFSTL
- a CDS encoding ATP-binding protein, whose product is MEPPDMNYDWQQETGVSMDDVGGMDDLKRELDQQVVRPLKTDRQKAAALDISAPNVLFYGPPGTGKTYIAKALATELGLPFVKISGADVQSKWINQSAGEVKQLFEEAETQAKREGGALIFLDELDSVLKSRSEGEAHEEDRKVVNEFLNHLEETKEHDVVFIGATNRFENLDEAAIRRGRIDKKIEIGLPDEDARAQILEARLTRRRYRIAEENIRRIAQNTEEYSAADLEGIVEEAARNAAFERDDDTIVLEDFEAVDASLVDGTDPDRAPSEVLGDPPAEQGTDADDGRGGAQTFSSDYRVVNFGDEARRMLLYDIPRDDTVWVNTVGYDDEVRSVLASVESGNVVEATVTDGRDDNEYWDLLDVSIVDDAVLYFVSTDGYAPGPTDGIWAERAAGSDVVTAGRRAEDGTVRYELQLQAKRIDVGDGEVVDTYANIKRGELLTGPFFRGHGCDYLPDGADAVVVVNPADKPYLATYLFPGENEKFEEIWGALYDYVEA
- a CDS encoding site-2 protease family protein, which produces MRSFTITDVWDIPIRINTSLLIFLPILAWLIGSGQQIELYAGFIEGFTGTGFDLARLQAGSIPWVIGITAAVGLFVSVTLHELGHSWVALRYGIEIESITLWILGGIASLKTLPKEWNREFWIAIAGPLTSILVGAVCYVGVLAAPESLPVVRFVLGYLALTNLVLAGFNLLPAFPMDGGRIFRAILARNRPYGSATRIAARVGVGFAFLFAIVGVLNFNVILLLLAFFIYGAATTESRTVLIDELLEGITVGDIMTRDPATVSADTTITEFGDQLLRDRQPVHLVVDEAGDPLGVVTLDDLKSVRGKDRATTRLGDVVRTVTRVEPTADAFDVLALLNQSDSSNALVEERGELVGVLSNSDYAHAMTVRRGVQGGRD
- the nikR gene encoding nickel-responsive transcriptional regulator NikR yields the protein MSVVSVSMPEELLERIDQFSEDHGYTGRSEVIREASRNLLGEFEDKKLEDRELMGVVTVVFDYETTSVEEKMMHLRHEHEEIVASNFHSHVGGHHCMELFVLEGSLEEISTFVGKIRATKDTLTIDYSVLPVDDFGPLADMN
- a CDS encoding TrkH family potassium uptake protein, which gives rise to MAWMPRTYVDARVSVALTGTVLRYIGITPLFPLVLALYYGEDPLPFVAASVVMVGGGALLERMRGDDGELGNREAFLLVSLAWLLVPLAGTVPYLVAGTGTVGHPVNAMFESMSGFTTTGATVLGQISIDRHGHAMLMWRQLTQWLGGMGILVLMVAILPQLSVGGAQVMNQEAPGISLEKLTPRIQETARALWRIYAGFTVLAVAVYYALHLVDVAPNMGLYNAVAHALTTLPTGGFSPEARSIEAFSPAVQWTVMPFMLVAGTNFALFWYVFRGEPRRLVDNTEFRSYLLAVAGFGAVVSALLFLGVGLAETPLNVDVIPGNVEDALRQGLFQVIAIVTTTGYASMDVNAWDPSAQTILLFAYFLGGSAGSAAGSIKIVRWVVAKRAITRSLFTSVHPDAIVPIRLEGKPVDEGTIRDVLVFVLIFLGLFALSTMLLYLDSLRTPDVSLSGLEAMSVAIATLGNIGPGFGIVGPMNSFRLFSDAGKLYMVFLMWIGRLEVLSVLVILTPSFWQR